The proteins below are encoded in one region of Merismopedia glauca CCAP 1448/3:
- a CDS encoding glycoside hydrolase family 10 protein has translation MSQRFVYQLFNKFADGLVNHSRQHGKKTWLAFLLVFSLILTLVLPLASLSETSVKFKDLQGIWAQNCIEYLAAKQIVRGYPNGAFKPNAAVSRGEFAVMLQKVFPDSIPMRTSVQFKDIPANYWGRNAIAHAYRTGFLSGYPDRTFHPNESISRVEALVSLTSGLKYRSDREAKDLSLAIKDSQDIPEYAEKAVSAAIEKQLVVNYPDVRQLNANQATTRAEAAAFLCQATENLDLIPFQYIAKFGGTKSLPKRDKPRDRRVTEIRGVWLTNIDSDVLYRRDRLQSAMKKLRELNFNTVYPTVWNCGYTLYPSEVAKKLVGRSLHPESGLKNRDLLKEVINQAHSQKMAAIPWFEFGFMGTADSGVPQCTPTSPLAKNNPDWLLKRSDGSIIWKEGPHDRVWFNPLHPEVKKWMTGLVTEIVSKYDVDGIQFDDHLGYPVDFGYDEFTVKLYQQEHQGKLPPTDAKDPEWIKWRADKITGVVKDLFKAVKAAKPKAIFSLSPNPWEFAYTSYLQDWKTWERQGLIEELVIQLYRNDINRLIAEMERPELQAARTHIPVGIGLLSGLKPRPIPMSQITQQVAAVRQRKFAGVSFFFYETLWNLAPEPVSKRQKALKKMFPQSVTRPNILQGWKPTI, from the coding sequence ATGTCTCAACGTTTTGTGTACCAACTTTTTAATAAATTTGCTGATGGATTAGTAAATCATAGTAGGCAACATGGGAAAAAAACTTGGTTGGCTTTTTTACTAGTTTTTAGCTTAATTTTGACATTAGTTTTACCCCTAGCATCCTTATCAGAAACAAGTGTTAAATTTAAAGACCTTCAAGGAATTTGGGCACAAAACTGTATAGAATACCTAGCTGCTAAGCAAATTGTGAGGGGTTATCCTAATGGCGCTTTTAAACCGAATGCAGCCGTGAGTAGAGGGGAATTTGCGGTGATGTTGCAAAAAGTGTTCCCTGATAGTATTCCGATGCGAACCAGCGTGCAATTTAAGGATATACCAGCTAATTACTGGGGTAGAAATGCGATCGCTCACGCTTATAGAACTGGTTTCCTTTCTGGTTATCCAGATCGCACTTTTCACCCTAATGAAAGTATCTCTCGTGTTGAAGCTTTGGTATCTTTAACTAGTGGTTTAAAATACCGATCGGATCGAGAAGCGAAAGATTTAAGTTTAGCCATCAAGGACTCCCAAGATATTCCTGAATACGCGGAAAAAGCGGTATCAGCAGCCATTGAAAAACAGTTAGTAGTTAACTATCCTGATGTTCGTCAACTTAACGCCAATCAAGCAACTACTCGCGCTGAAGCGGCAGCATTTTTGTGTCAAGCTACGGAAAATTTAGATTTAATTCCGTTCCAATATATTGCGAAATTTGGTGGCACAAAAAGCTTGCCAAAACGAGATAAGCCACGAGATCGAAGAGTCACAGAAATTCGGGGTGTTTGGCTGACAAATATCGATAGCGATGTCCTTTATCGGCGCGATCGCTTACAATCGGCGATGAAAAAGTTGCGCGAACTTAACTTTAATACCGTGTATCCCACTGTCTGGAATTGTGGGTATACCTTATATCCCAGTGAAGTCGCCAAGAAATTGGTGGGGCGATCGCTTCATCCCGAATCTGGGTTAAAAAATCGAGATTTACTCAAAGAAGTCATTAATCAGGCTCATAGCCAGAAAATGGCAGCCATTCCTTGGTTTGAATTTGGATTTATGGGGACTGCTGACTCTGGAGTTCCCCAATGTACTCCCACTTCCCCATTGGCTAAAAATAATCCCGATTGGTTACTGAAACGTAGCGACGGTTCAATTATCTGGAAAGAAGGACCTCACGATCGCGTTTGGTTTAATCCCCTACATCCTGAAGTCAAGAAATGGATGACAGGTTTAGTAACAGAAATTGTTAGTAAATATGACGTAGACGGGATTCAATTTGACGATCATTTAGGCTATCCAGTAGACTTTGGTTATGATGAGTTTACAGTTAAACTTTACCAACAAGAACATCAAGGAAAATTGCCACCAACTGATGCCAAAGATCCTGAATGGATTAAGTGGCGGGCTGATAAAATTACTGGGGTAGTCAAAGATTTATTTAAAGCAGTAAAAGCTGCCAAACCCAAAGCTATATTTTCCCTGTCTCCCAACCCGTGGGAATTTGCTTATACTTCCTATTTACAAGATTGGAAAACTTGGGAAAGACAAGGATTAATCGAAGAATTAGTGATTCAATTATATCGCAATGATATTAATCGCTTAATTGCAGAGATGGAAAGACCAGAATTACAAGCAGCGCGCACTCATATTCCAGTAGGAATTGGGTTGTTAAGTGGACTCAAACCTCGTCCAATTCCCATGTCTCAAATAACTCAACAAGTAGCAGCAGTAAGACAAAGAAAATTTGCTGGAGTCTCTTTCTTTTTCTATGAAACCTTGTGGAATTTGGCTCCAGAACCAGTTAGTAAACGTCAAAAAGCCCTTAAAAAAATGTTTCCGCAAAGTGTAACTAGACCAAATATTTTGCAAGGTTGGAAACCAACCATTTAG
- a CDS encoding WGxxGxxG family protein, giving the protein MNKPNLSKLVAAGLLSGSLAFLPLTFSASAQTQTQPDTTIPRQDTPITNDVGDRDSNWGWLGLLGLIGLAGLTRKRQEPARYRDPNDLSSSSYR; this is encoded by the coding sequence ATGAATAAACCTAATTTGTCGAAACTTGTGGCTGCTGGACTTCTGAGTGGAAGTTTAGCCTTTTTACCCTTAACTTTTTCTGCATCAGCACAAACTCAAACCCAGCCAGATACTACTATACCTCGTCAAGACACTCCCATAACCAACGACGTAGGCGATCGCGATTCTAACTGGGGTTGGTTGGGCTTACTGGGTTTGATTGGTTTGGCTGGTTTAACTCGCAAACGCCAAGAACCAGCGCGCTACCGCGATCCTAACGACTTAAGTTCTTCTTCCTACAGATAA
- a CDS encoding NADAR family protein codes for MGQNLDTVSLGLREIRRRKMAIYFYKVNDPYGCFSNFSPHPIEIAGYHWATVEHYYQAQKFVNTKYEHIIPVIRQASTPEIAAALGRDPARQFRLDWEQVKCQIMYVAVKTKFLHHLNIQAVLLETGEEFIVEDSPTDYYWGCGKEKTGQNQLGRILMDVRREIRDNCAKS; via the coding sequence GTGGGACAGAACCTTGATACAGTAAGTTTGGGGCTTAGAGAAATTCGGCGGCGGAAGATGGCTATCTATTTCTACAAAGTTAACGATCCATATGGATGTTTCTCTAACTTTTCTCCTCACCCAATTGAAATAGCTGGTTACCATTGGGCGACTGTTGAACATTACTATCAGGCCCAAAAATTTGTGAACACCAAATACGAACATATCATCCCTGTCATTCGCCAAGCATCAACTCCAGAAATTGCAGCAGCTTTAGGAAGAGATCCAGCGCGCCAATTTCGACTTGATTGGGAACAAGTCAAATGTCAAATTATGTATGTGGCGGTTAAGACTAAGTTTCTGCACCATTTAAATATTCAGGCTGTATTACTAGAAACAGGTGAAGAGTTTATCGTTGAAGATTCTCCAACTGATTATTATTGGGGTTGCGGTAAAGAGAAAACTGGTCAAAACCAATTGGGACGAATTTTGATGGATGTCCGCCGTGAAATTAGAGATAATTGCGCCAAAAGTTAG